One stretch of Pseudomonas fragi DNA includes these proteins:
- the metR gene encoding transcriptional regulator MetR, with amino-acid sequence MLEIRHLKTLHALRESDSLVEAAERLHLTQSALSHQFKELEERMGMPLFVRKTKPVRFTSGGLRLLQLADAMLPLLRGAERDIARLVGGTAGRLHMAIECHSCFQWLMPTIDQFRDAWPEVELDLASGFAFAPLPALARGDLDLVVTSDPQEIAGLTYVPLFTYEAMLAVANQHPLASKPFIVPEDLSTEILITYPVERDRLDIFTRFLEPADVEPAQVRTSELTVMMMQLVASGRGVCGMPHWALHEYSSRGYVKAKRLGEKGLFATLYAAIRADMLDAPYMRDFLLTAKDTSFSTLDGVSAVR; translated from the coding sequence GTGCTGGAAATTCGTCACCTCAAAACCCTGCACGCGTTGCGCGAATCAGACAGCCTGGTGGAAGCAGCCGAGCGCCTGCATCTGACCCAGTCCGCGTTGTCCCACCAGTTCAAAGAGCTTGAAGAGCGCATGGGCATGCCCCTGTTTGTGCGCAAGACCAAACCGGTACGCTTCACCAGCGGCGGCTTGCGCCTGCTGCAACTGGCTGATGCCATGCTGCCGTTGCTGCGCGGGGCCGAGCGTGATATCGCCCGCTTGGTGGGCGGTACGGCCGGGCGTCTGCATATGGCGATTGAATGCCACAGTTGCTTCCAGTGGTTGATGCCGACCATCGACCAGTTCCGTGATGCCTGGCCTGAGGTGGAGCTGGATCTGGCGTCCGGCTTCGCCTTCGCCCCGTTGCCGGCACTGGCCCGGGGTGATCTGGACCTGGTGGTGACGTCCGACCCGCAGGAAATCGCCGGGCTGACCTATGTGCCGCTATTTACCTACGAAGCCATGCTGGCAGTGGCCAATCAGCATCCGTTGGCCAGCAAGCCGTTTATCGTGCCTGAAGACCTGAGTACTGAAATCCTGATCACCTACCCGGTGGAGCGCGACCGGCTCGATATCTTTACCCGATTCCTGGAACCGGCCGATGTGGAACCGGCCCAGGTTCGTACCTCGGAGCTGACGGTGATGATGATGCAGCTCGTAGCCAGCGGCCGTGGTGTGTGCGGGATGCCGCACTGGGCGCTGCATGAATACAGCTCGCGGGGTTATGTGAAGGCCAAGCGCCTGGGCGAGAAAGGCCTGTTTGCGACGCTGTACGCCGCAATCCGCGCCGACATGCTGGATGCCCCGTACATGCGCGACTTCTTGCTGACCGCCAAGGACACCTCGTTCTCGACGCTGGATGGGGTGAGTGCGGTGCGTTAA